The following coding sequences are from one Lysobacterales bacterium window:
- a CDS encoding ABC transporter permease has product MAIDAFRQAGRRLRARPAHAILALLTLSLGLAATLFLFGGLNSMVLRPLPFPDAGRLVQVGWQSPGSDELDSLSAADYARIDGMLAGLEAAGVDAGAATVTLGQGDDFRRYHGTLVDHGLLSLLAVRPLLGRVFTSADDAPGAALTVLVSERVWRNDFQGRADLPGAVVRANGETATVIGVLPDSFGFPGGQDVWLPRRLAPEDPLAVFVTGRIAPDASLEIVNLGLAALQQRLEPEFQRSEPGRRLAAVPLAHRFVDRTTRSLLWAMFVAGLLVLLLTCANVANLQVGQVIGRQHELAICGALGAQRNRLLAELMAEALLLTIAATVLGGLLAHLGGIWVMADMLANDSLPAWYVDLSYDWRDVAFMAAVALATTILAGLVPARRAAGTPAAQALRAGDRGSRGGLFSGLTRGLVVFEIALTVVLLVGAALFLRTLMILGTFSQGGLTDPAQVLTARIGLFPDRYPDATDRLAVFERLQGRLAGEPGVLAASVATGIPGSSGQGGEWLAVPGRPRPAEGHLRVEQARIDPTFADVYGLRLREGRFVDAGDRADTALVAVIDERIADRLFPGESALGRSVQVDPEGDAPQTYLVVGVVEPVHLRPVDASPRPAVLLPLSQAPPRFVTLAVRTSGDAALFAPRLAAVLREVEPEAPPYWVRSQADAIGAGRAGIDLVTRIFTVVGLLALVLAATGLYGVLAFSVARRARELGIRRALGAGAAATVRPVVVGTGAQVLLGLVLGLLAAVPWAALLAGLGVAGGRQDPRLFVWVAGLVVLVAAAAAAAPLRRALRVDPMVALRQD; this is encoded by the coding sequence ATGGCAATCGATGCGTTCAGGCAGGCCGGACGGCGACTGCGAGCCCGGCCGGCGCACGCGATCCTGGCCCTGCTGACGCTCTCCCTTGGTCTGGCTGCGACGCTGTTCCTGTTCGGCGGGCTGAACAGCATGGTGCTGCGTCCCCTGCCATTTCCCGATGCAGGGCGCCTGGTGCAGGTGGGCTGGCAGTCGCCCGGCAGCGACGAGCTGGACAGCCTTTCGGCGGCCGACTACGCCCGGATCGACGGCATGCTGGCGGGGCTCGAGGCGGCCGGCGTCGATGCCGGCGCGGCCACGGTCACCCTCGGGCAAGGTGACGACTTCCGCCGCTACCACGGCACTCTGGTCGATCACGGACTGTTGTCCCTGCTGGCGGTTCGCCCCTTGCTCGGACGTGTCTTCACGTCCGCGGACGACGCGCCGGGGGCAGCCCTGACGGTCCTGGTTTCCGAGCGGGTCTGGCGGAACGACTTCCAGGGCCGGGCCGACCTGCCGGGCGCGGTGGTCAGGGCCAACGGCGAGACCGCCACCGTGATCGGCGTACTGCCGGACAGCTTCGGCTTTCCGGGCGGCCAGGACGTATGGTTGCCGCGCCGCCTTGCGCCCGAGGACCCCCTGGCGGTGTTCGTGACCGGACGCATCGCGCCGGATGCCTCACTCGAGATCGTCAACCTGGGTCTGGCGGCGTTGCAGCAGCGGCTGGAACCGGAGTTCCAGCGCAGCGAGCCCGGGCGCAGGCTGGCCGCCGTGCCGCTTGCCCACCGGTTCGTCGATCGCACCACGCGCAGCCTGCTGTGGGCCATGTTCGTGGCCGGCCTGCTGGTGCTGCTGCTGACCTGCGCCAACGTGGCCAACCTGCAAGTCGGTCAGGTGATCGGACGGCAGCACGAACTGGCGATCTGCGGGGCACTGGGCGCGCAGCGCAACCGCCTGCTGGCCGAGCTGATGGCCGAGGCCCTGTTGCTGACCATTGCAGCCACGGTGCTGGGCGGCCTGCTCGCCCACCTCGGCGGCATCTGGGTGATGGCGGACATGCTGGCCAACGACAGCCTGCCGGCCTGGTACGTGGACCTGAGCTATGACTGGCGGGACGTGGCCTTCATGGCCGCCGTCGCGCTCGCCACCACAATCCTGGCTGGCTTGGTGCCGGCCCGACGCGCGGCCGGCACCCCTGCCGCACAAGCCCTGCGTGCCGGCGACCGTGGCAGCCGCGGTGGACTGTTCTCGGGACTGACGCGCGGCCTGGTCGTTTTCGAGATCGCGCTGACCGTGGTCCTGCTGGTCGGCGCGGCGCTGTTCCTGCGCACCTTGATGATTCTGGGCACGTTCTCCCAGGGCGGCCTGACCGACCCGGCACAGGTGCTCACCGCGCGCATTGGCCTGTTTCCGGACCGCTACCCGGACGCCACCGACCGCCTCGCCGTATTCGAGCGGCTGCAAGGACGCCTGGCGGGTGAACCGGGCGTGCTGGCGGCAAGCGTCGCCACCGGCATCCCGGGGTCCTCCGGCCAGGGCGGGGAGTGGCTGGCGGTGCCTGGCCGGCCGCGGCCCGCCGAGGGGCACCTGCGCGTCGAGCAGGCGCGCATCGATCCGACTTTCGCGGACGTCTACGGTCTGCGACTGCGCGAGGGGCGCTTCGTGGATGCCGGCGACCGCGCCGACACGGCGTTGGTGGCGGTCATCGACGAGCGCATCGCCGACCGCCTGTTCCCGGGCGAATCGGCCCTGGGCCGGTCCGTGCAGGTCGATCCGGAGGGCGATGCGCCCCAGACCTACCTCGTGGTTGGCGTGGTCGAACCGGTGCATCTGCGCCCAGTGGATGCCAGTCCGCGTCCGGCGGTGCTGTTGCCCTTGAGCCAGGCGCCACCGCGCTTCGTCACGCTGGCGGTCCGGACCTCGGGTGATGCCGCCCTGTTCGCCCCGCGGTTGGCGGCGGTGCTGCGCGAGGTCGAGCCCGAGGCGCCGCCCTACTGGGTACGCAGCCAGGCGGATGCGATCGGTGCCGGTCGCGCGGGCATCGACCTGGTCACGCGGATCTTCACGGTGGTTGGACTGCTGGCCCTGGTACTGGCAGCCACCGGTCTGTACGGCGTGCTCGCCTTCTCGGTCGCCCGGCGCGCCCGTGAACTCGGTATCCGTCGGGCGCTGGGTGCCGGTGCAGCGGCGACGGTGCGCCCCGTGGTGGTCGGCACCGGCGCGCAGGTACTGCTCGGCCTAGTGCTGGGCCTGCTTGCTGCGGTGCCTTGGGCTGCGCTCCTGGCCGGTCTCGGCGTGGCCGGCGGGCGTCAGGATCCGCGCCTGTTCGTCTGGGTTGCCGGCTTGGTCGTGCTGGTTGCTGCCGCAGCGGCCGCGGCGCCACTGCGCCGCGCCTTGCGTGTAGATCCGATGGTCGCCTTGCGTCAGGACTGA
- a CDS encoding ABC transporter permease, giving the protein MTELRNAWRRLQSRPGYAALSMTVLGMGLGAMLFLLTAVNGLILRPLPFPDGERLVTIGFQREGNSNVGSMSSADFVRLAPELRSYESIGGYSQMTIVLGLEGGPKRYEGAALSQQMLPMLGAQPVLGRMFTAEDERPGSPPVLLLGHDVWRDDFGADPAVVGRAVRVNGQGGIVAGVMAADFGFPQRQSVWMAKRAYPGSDFSHQMLAKLRPGITLAQARAELDAIAANLGHQLEGLAGDSRLVNQPLHFSFVDATTRGLVWMMFAAGLLVLLLACANVANLQLSQVLGRRRELAVRSALGAGRGRLLRALLVESLLLSLGATVIALGLAQLGGRWVMDTFIAAEDGPAYFISFDIDLRMAGFAALAALLTTVLAGLVPALRASRTDVQDALRDGDKGSSGSGFARVARGLVVAEIALTVVLLVGAGMFIRALQSVLAFDFGTRADPTTIMTGRVGLFPEQFPSPAEQLQFFERVAGRLRADPEVVAATVANTVPGTSSGGWRRFVAEGEPKPAQGFAGALMAPVDPHFADTYQVRLVAGRFFDGRDRPDSDKVAVVDARMAQALWPGVDPLGRRFVVDPETPQATTLTVVGMVEAMHLEDADDTVFPTYLVPFAQQPTRFATLAVRLRGDAAAFGPKLAAHVRAEDADTAVYWQRTQQRAIEMGRVGPVILTQIFTGVGVLALVLSAAGLYGVLAFAVAQRTREIGIRRAIGAGRRGIVGVVGGRVLWQVLLGLAIGVALGLPWSLLLATPEMQTRGLDPLVFSGAIAVVIAVAVVASLAPLRRALRVDPIIALRHE; this is encoded by the coding sequence ATGACCGAACTCCGCAACGCATGGCGCCGACTGCAGTCGCGTCCCGGCTATGCCGCCCTGTCGATGACTGTGCTCGGCATGGGCCTGGGGGCCATGTTGTTCCTGTTGACCGCGGTCAACGGCCTGATCCTCAGACCGCTGCCGTTCCCCGACGGCGAGCGCCTGGTGACCATCGGCTTCCAGCGCGAGGGCAACAGCAACGTCGGGTCGATGTCCAGCGCGGACTTCGTCCGGCTGGCGCCCGAGCTGCGCAGCTACGAGTCGATCGGCGGCTACAGCCAGATGACCATCGTGCTCGGCCTGGAGGGCGGCCCCAAGCGCTATGAAGGCGCCGCGCTGAGCCAGCAGATGCTGCCGATGCTGGGCGCCCAGCCGGTGCTGGGGCGGATGTTCACGGCCGAGGACGAGCGCCCGGGATCGCCGCCGGTGCTGCTGCTCGGCCACGATGTCTGGCGCGATGATTTCGGGGCCGACCCGGCGGTGGTAGGTCGTGCGGTGCGGGTCAACGGGCAGGGCGGCATCGTTGCCGGAGTGATGGCGGCCGACTTCGGCTTCCCTCAGCGGCAATCGGTCTGGATGGCCAAGCGCGCCTACCCCGGCTCGGACTTCTCTCACCAGATGCTGGCGAAGCTGCGCCCAGGCATCACGCTTGCCCAGGCGCGCGCCGAGCTGGATGCGATCGCCGCGAACCTCGGGCACCAGCTCGAGGGACTGGCAGGCGACAGCCGACTCGTCAACCAGCCTCTGCATTTCAGCTTCGTCGATGCCACCACCCGCGGGCTGGTCTGGATGATGTTCGCCGCCGGCCTGCTGGTGCTGCTGCTGGCCTGCGCCAACGTCGCCAACCTGCAGTTGTCGCAGGTGCTGGGCCGGCGCCGGGAACTGGCGGTGCGCAGCGCCCTGGGCGCCGGCCGCGGCCGGCTGCTGCGGGCGCTGCTGGTCGAGAGCCTGCTGCTGAGCCTGGGCGCGACGGTGATCGCGCTGGGGCTGGCGCAACTCGGTGGTCGTTGGGTCATGGACACCTTCATTGCCGCCGAAGACGGGCCTGCCTACTTCATCAGCTTCGACATCGACCTGCGCATGGCCGGCTTCGCCGCGCTGGCCGCGCTGCTCACCACCGTACTGGCCGGCCTGGTGCCGGCGCTGCGCGCCTCGCGTACCGATGTGCAGGACGCCCTGCGCGATGGCGACAAGGGCAGCTCCGGCAGCGGCTTCGCCCGGGTCGCCCGCGGCCTGGTGGTGGCGGAGATCGCCCTGACCGTGGTCCTGCTGGTCGGCGCCGGCATGTTCATCCGCGCCCTGCAGTCGGTTCTGGCCTTCGACTTCGGCACCCGCGCCGACCCGACCACGATCATGACCGGCCGGGTCGGGCTTTTCCCCGAGCAATTCCCGTCCCCGGCCGAGCAGCTGCAGTTCTTCGAGCGTGTCGCCGGGCGCCTGCGTGCCGACCCCGAGGTGGTCGCCGCAACCGTTGCGAACACCGTCCCCGGCACCAGCTCCGGCGGCTGGCGCCGCTTCGTCGCCGAAGGCGAGCCCAAGCCGGCGCAGGGCTTCGCCGGCGCGCTGATGGCGCCCGTCGATCCGCACTTCGCGGACACCTACCAGGTACGCCTCGTCGCCGGCCGCTTCTTCGACGGCCGCGACCGTCCGGACAGCGACAAGGTGGCGGTGGTCGACGCGCGCATGGCACAGGCGCTCTGGCCGGGTGTGGACCCGCTCGGCCGCCGCTTCGTGGTCGATCCGGAAACGCCGCAGGCGACCACCCTGACCGTGGTCGGCATGGTCGAGGCCATGCACCTGGAGGACGCCGACGACACCGTGTTCCCGACCTACCTGGTGCCGTTCGCGCAGCAGCCCACGCGCTTCGCCACGCTGGCCGTGCGCCTGCGCGGCGACGCCGCCGCCTTCGGGCCGAAACTGGCGGCGCACGTGCGCGCAGAGGATGCCGATACCGCGGTCTACTGGCAGCGGACCCAGCAACGGGCGATCGAGATGGGCCGGGTCGGCCCGGTGATCCTGACCCAGATATTCACAGGCGTCGGCGTGCTCGCGCTGGTGCTGTCGGCGGCAGGCCTGTATGGCGTGCTGGCGTTCGCAGTCGCGCAGCGCACCCGGGAGATCGGCATCCGGCGGGCGATCGGCGCAGGCCGGCGCGGCATCGTCGGCGTGGTCGGTGGCCGGGTGCTCTGGCAGGTGCTGCTTGGACTCGCGATCGGAGTCGCCCTGGGCCTGCCCTGGTCGCTCCTGCTGGCCACGCCGGAGATGCAAACGCGCGGCCTCGACCCGCTGGTGTTCTCGGGGGCGATCGCGGTCGTGATCGCGGTCGCCGTGGTGGCCTCGCTGGCGCCGCTGCGGCGCGCGCTGCGCGTCGACCCGATCATCGCGCTTCGCCATGAATGA
- a CDS encoding ABC transporter permease: protein MTAVLSDLRFAARRLRHSPGFAAAAVLMLALGIGASVAMYSVLQGVVLSGLPYPGGERVVAVAAHNPQQADSFARLSTAEAVRLAKDPDAFEAFGWYDWAGMTVLDGERPREVTINFVSAGFFPALGVAPMLGRTFEPADMGDEQGAVVLSYLEWQRLTGGSREAVGQLIDTANEGRLRIIGVMPPQFAYPIADVGAWRPYRNARLQADQPGYWNARFLDAVGRFPPGIGADAALQRVQALADSVREERGQPDAGWRITATPLLRDAVGSAREALWAAFAVAVLVLLIACANVALLLDARQIARRHEQAVAQAIGATRARLYRVLLLELGLLGLAGAALGIALAALVLAGLKTLAEGSVPRAGEIDLDRGVLLFALAIALATPLLAALMGSLRLRGAPIEAMRSGGGKGAIAGGSRTRALPVLGVALSTLGLVAAAAMAASLVRIKDVEPGFASANVQALQLFRGGGPAVWTGFAGRLRSELAALPGVAGVAVTTAAPLSSIGDLQLDMRVPGRAEPEPIQASVRRVSAGYLDVLGIPLLAGRAIADSDGAGSEKVAVVSRALARRVFDGADPIGRTVEIPLGEGGFTGYRIVGVAGDIRNAGLRRAPEPEILVPFAQAPWVGITFLVRSEGALPGMAAQMREAMWRIDPLQAATREFALADELADELRPARFFASTVGGFALCALLLAALGVYALAAQRQQERRAEFGLRLAIGAQPRRLARQSLAASLRGAAAGIVVGAVLGWAMLALMRAQLHDFGAGYAVWLALAALAMVVSVLLAALPPALRSARVDPMTALRQD from the coding sequence ATGACCGCCGTGCTTTCCGACCTGCGCTTCGCCGCCCGTCGCCTGCGCCACAGCCCCGGCTTCGCCGCCGCCGCGGTGCTGATGCTGGCGCTGGGCATCGGCGCCAGCGTGGCGATGTACTCGGTGCTGCAGGGCGTGGTGCTGTCCGGACTGCCGTACCCGGGCGGCGAGCGCGTGGTCGCGGTCGCCGCGCACAACCCCCAGCAGGCCGACAGCTTCGCCCGCCTGAGCACCGCCGAGGCGGTGCGCCTGGCCAAGGACCCGGATGCTTTCGAGGCCTTCGGCTGGTACGACTGGGCGGGCATGACCGTGCTCGACGGCGAGCGCCCGCGCGAGGTGACGATCAACTTCGTCAGCGCCGGCTTCTTCCCGGCCCTGGGCGTGGCGCCGATGCTCGGCCGCACCTTCGAGCCTGCCGACATGGGCGACGAACAGGGCGCGGTGGTGCTGTCCTATCTGGAGTGGCAGCGCCTGACCGGCGGCAGTCGCGAGGCGGTCGGCCAGCTGATCGACACCGCCAACGAAGGCCGGTTACGGATCATCGGCGTGATGCCGCCGCAGTTCGCCTACCCGATCGCCGACGTCGGCGCCTGGCGGCCCTACCGCAATGCGCGCCTGCAGGCCGACCAGCCCGGCTACTGGAACGCCCGCTTCCTCGATGCCGTCGGCCGCTTTCCGCCCGGCATCGGCGCCGACGCCGCCCTGCAGCGCGTGCAAGCGCTGGCCGATTCGGTGCGCGAGGAGCGCGGCCAGCCCGACGCCGGCTGGCGCATCACCGCCACGCCGCTGCTGCGCGACGCGGTCGGCAGCGCACGCGAGGCGCTGTGGGCCGCCTTCGCCGTCGCCGTGCTGGTGCTGCTGATCGCCTGCGCCAACGTCGCCCTCCTGCTCGACGCCCGACAGATCGCCCGCCGCCACGAGCAGGCGGTGGCGCAGGCGATCGGCGCCACCCGTGCCCGGCTGTACCGCGTGCTGCTGCTGGAGCTGGGTCTGCTCGGCCTGGCCGGCGCCGCGCTCGGTATCGCGCTGGCGGCCCTGGTCCTGGCCGGCCTGAAGACCCTGGCCGAGGGCAGCGTGCCGCGCGCGGGCGAGATCGACCTCGACCGCGGCGTGCTGCTGTTCGCCCTGGCCATCGCCCTGGCGACGCCACTGCTGGCGGCGCTGATGGGTTCGCTGCGCCTGCGCGGCGCGCCGATCGAGGCGATGCGCAGCGGTGGCGGCAAGGGCGCGATCGCCGGCGGCAGCCGCACCCGGGCTTTGCCGGTGCTGGGCGTCGCGTTGTCGACCCTGGGCCTGGTCGCGGCGGCGGCGATGGCCGCGAGCCTGGTCCGGATCAAGGACGTCGAACCCGGCTTCGCCAGTGCCAATGTGCAGGCGCTGCAGCTTTTCCGCGGGGGTGGCCCGGCGGTCTGGACGGGCTTCGCCGGGCGGTTGCGATCCGAGCTGGCGGCATTGCCCGGTGTCGCCGGCGTGGCGGTGACCACGGCCGCGCCGCTGTCCAGCATCGGCGACCTGCAGCTGGACATGCGCGTGCCCGGCCGCGCCGAGCCCGAGCCGATCCAGGCCAGCGTGCGCCGGGTATCGGCCGGCTATCTGGACGTGCTCGGCATCCCGCTGCTGGCCGGGCGCGCGATCGCCGACAGCGACGGTGCCGGCAGCGAAAAGGTCGCCGTGGTCAGTCGCGCGCTGGCGCGGCGGGTGTTCGACGGCGCCGACCCGATCGGCCGGACGGTCGAGATTCCCCTGGGCGAGGGCGGCTTCACCGGCTACCGGATCGTCGGCGTCGCCGGCGATATCCGCAACGCCGGCCTGCGCCGCGCACCGGAGCCGGAAATCCTGGTGCCGTTCGCGCAGGCGCCCTGGGTCGGCATCACCTTCCTGGTTCGCAGCGAAGGCGCACTGCCCGGCATGGCCGCGCAGATGCGCGAGGCGATGTGGCGGATCGACCCGCTGCAGGCCGCGACCCGCGAGTTCGCGCTGGCCGACGAGCTGGCCGACGAGCTGCGCCCGGCGCGTTTCTTCGCCAGCACGGTCGGCGGCTTCGCCCTGTGCGCCCTGCTGCTGGCCGCGCTCGGCGTCTACGCGCTGGCCGCGCAGCGGCAGCAGGAGCGCCGCGCCGAGTTCGGCCTGCGCCTGGCGATCGGCGCGCAGCCGAGGCGACTGGCCCGCCAGTCGCTGGCTGCCAGCTTGCGCGGTGCCGCCGCCGGAATCGTCGTCGGTGCGGTGCTGGGCTGGGCGATGCTGGCCCTGATGCGTGCCCAGTTGCACGACTTCGGCGCCGGCTATGCCGTCTGGTTGGCGCTGGCCGCGCTGGCCATGGTCGTGTCGGTGCTCCTTGCGGCTCTGCCGCCGGCGCTGCGCAGCGCCCGCGTCGACCCGATGACTGCGCTGCGCCAGGACTAG
- a CDS encoding ABC transporter permease, producing the protein MAPLIAELRQAWRTTLRRPGFLALAALTLALGIGASVAVVALVDRVLLRPLPYPAPGQLFAAGLLQGDGSASITPREYQAIRSLDGIASSGLASHTPLPVNLAEVDDPQMARALWVDAGFLAALAPTMPLGRGFAADEDRPGAARAVVISYRLWQARFGGDPQVIGRTLAIEGEATPVIGVLPADFRYAAPFDLLLPLALPAASADDGRNFLAIVRLADGAGAQALAGRVDRRLHEVYAGTPGERWYATTRFGLRPLSGALSASSRPLLLLFLGGALCVLLLATVNLANLMLLRALSRSHVNVIRSALGASTTRLAMPQLAEGLLVATAGVAGGLLLAQGGLRLAEGWIPPSWFGGEADLRLGTVAWGFAIASGLLVALLSAGLGIWRGRSGAGSSDLVAGGRSGLGLGAGRLARTLVVTQVALAALLLTSAGLFARSLAQSATVDLGYRIEGRLGFDLAPVRARFPDSASSKALAQRLLERLQSQPGVISAAAGTNLPIGAPLNYSMQVPGGEMFSVEFRGISPGFLEAFSIPLRAGRDVLASDGPGDAAVALVNEAFVRTHLASDPVAGASSAVLGGLLELPDPESGALLPLRIVGVVGDTRQHGPETAPPPMVYLPLAQVPDGLLQLLRDFAPLRFAVHVQGEPAAHAEAIRAAVTEVAPGQPIAHLQPLAGLVRESTDGTRLNLLLVGIFAALAVLLSAVGLYAVVAVASAARRREYGVRSALGARTVGLLGLVLGDGLRQVLLGLALGLVAALALSRVLQAYLAGISASDPLVLLAVAGVLATVALLACLWPALRAARTDPVIALRQE; encoded by the coding sequence ATGGCCCCACTGATCGCCGAACTGCGCCAGGCCTGGCGCACCACCCTGCGCCGGCCCGGCTTCCTGGCGCTGGCGGCGCTGACCCTGGCGCTGGGCATCGGCGCCAGCGTCGCCGTGGTCGCCCTCGTCGACCGGGTATTGCTGCGGCCGCTGCCCTATCCGGCGCCCGGCCAGTTGTTCGCAGCGGGGCTGTTGCAGGGCGACGGCTCGGCCAGCATCACGCCGCGCGAGTACCAGGCGATCCGGAGTCTGGACGGCATCGCCAGCAGCGGCCTGGCCTCGCACACACCCCTGCCGGTCAACCTGGCCGAGGTCGACGACCCCCAGATGGCCCGCGCCCTGTGGGTCGATGCCGGGTTCCTGGCGGCGCTGGCACCGACGATGCCGCTGGGCCGCGGCTTCGCCGCCGACGAGGACCGGCCAGGGGCCGCGCGCGCCGTGGTGATTTCGTACCGGCTGTGGCAGGCGCGCTTCGGCGGTGACCCGCAGGTGATCGGCCGCACGCTGGCGATCGAGGGCGAGGCGACGCCGGTGATCGGCGTGCTGCCTGCCGATTTCCGGTACGCGGCGCCGTTCGACCTGCTGCTGCCCCTGGCGCTGCCGGCCGCCAGCGCCGACGACGGCCGCAACTTCCTGGCGATCGTGCGCCTGGCCGACGGTGCCGGCGCGCAGGCCCTGGCCGGCCGGGTCGACCGCCGCCTCCACGAGGTCTACGCCGGCACGCCCGGCGAGCGCTGGTACGCGACCACGCGCTTCGGCCTGCGGCCGTTGTCCGGTGCCCTGAGCGCCTCGTCGCGGCCGCTGCTCCTGTTGTTCCTGGGCGGCGCCTTGTGCGTGTTGCTGCTGGCCACCGTCAACCTGGCCAACCTGATGCTGTTGCGGGCGCTGTCGCGCAGCCACGTCAACGTGATCCGCAGCGCCCTGGGCGCCTCCACGACGCGCCTGGCGATGCCACAACTGGCCGAAGGCCTGCTGGTCGCGACCGCAGGCGTCGCTGGCGGCCTGCTGCTGGCCCAGGGCGGTCTGCGCCTGGCCGAAGGCTGGATCCCACCGTCCTGGTTCGGCGGTGAGGCCGACTTGCGCCTGGGCACCGTCGCCTGGGGCTTCGCGATCGCCAGCGGCCTGCTGGTCGCGCTGCTGTCTGCCGGCCTGGGCATCTGGCGCGGCCGCAGCGGCGCTGGCAGCAGCGATCTGGTCGCCGGCGGCCGCAGCGGCCTGGGCCTGGGTGCAGGACGGCTGGCGCGCACGCTGGTGGTGACCCAGGTGGCCCTGGCAGCGCTGTTGCTGACCAGCGCCGGCCTGTTCGCGCGTTCCCTGGCGCAGTCGGCGACCGTCGACCTCGGTTACCGCATCGAGGGCCGGCTCGGCTTCGATCTGGCGCCGGTGCGTGCGCGCTTCCCCGACAGCGCCAGCAGCAAGGCGCTGGCCCAGCGCCTGCTCGAGCGCCTGCAATCGCAGCCCGGGGTGATTTCCGCGGCGGCCGGCACCAACCTGCCGATCGGCGCGCCGTTGAACTACTCCATGCAGGTGCCCGGTGGCGAGATGTTCAGCGTCGAGTTCCGGGGCATCAGCCCCGGCTTCCTGGAGGCGTTCTCGATCCCGCTGCGCGCCGGTCGCGATGTCCTGGCCAGCGACGGTCCGGGCGATGCAGCGGTGGCGCTGGTCAATGAGGCCTTCGTGCGCACGCACCTTGCGTCCGATCCGGTGGCCGGCGCGTCGTCCGCGGTGCTGGGCGGCCTGCTGGAGCTGCCCGACCCGGAGTCCGGCGCGCTGCTGCCGCTGCGCATCGTCGGCGTGGTCGGCGACACCCGCCAGCACGGCCCCGAGACGGCGCCGCCGCCGATGGTCTACCTGCCGCTGGCCCAGGTGCCCGATGGCCTGCTGCAGCTGCTGCGCGATTTCGCGCCGCTGCGCTTCGCGGTCCACGTCCAGGGCGAGCCGGCCGCTCATGCCGAGGCGATCCGGGCGGCGGTGACCGAGGTCGCGCCCGGGCAACCGATCGCCCACCTGCAGCCGCTGGCCGGACTGGTCCGGGAGAGCACCGATGGCACCCGCCTGAACCTGCTGCTGGTCGGCATCTTTGCTGCCCTGGCCGTCCTGCTTTCGGCTGTCGGCCTGTACGCAGTGGTCGCCGTCGCCAGCGCCGCCCGCCGGCGCGAGTACGGCGTGCGCAGCGCGCTGGGCGCGCGCACCGTCGGCCTGCTCGGCCTGGTGTTGGGCGACGGCCTGCGCCAGGTCCTGCTCGGCCTGGCCCTGGGCCTGGTCGCGGCGCTGGCGCTGTCCCGGGTGCTGCAGGCCTACCTTGCGGGAATCAGCGCCAGCGATCCGCTGGTTCTGCTGGCAGTGGCCGGCGTGCTGGCCACGGTGGCCCTGCTGGCCTGCCTGTGGCCGGCCCTGCGCGCCGCCCGCACCGATCCCGTCATCGCCCTGCGTCAGGAGTGA